GAGAAGGGCATTGttgacatttccaaccccactagcACTTCTTGGACTAAACTAATTACCCTTATAACCTTGCATGCAATTCTTGCTAGTTAAGGGAGAGGGACAAAGAGGTAATTACCCACTCCACCATACATTTCACAACAAACAAAATGATAAAAAGGGTGATCATTCTCCACTTGCACACACCACACACCACCATCACTCTCATCccctctctcttttctctcttggCCGAAGCCCCCACCCCCACCCCTTGTCCATTTTTTTCATCCATTCTTGAAGTTACCTACAAAAATCACTCCCTTTAACCTTAAATCTTTGGTTAATGAGTAAATTATGTGATATAAGTACTTGGTTGTAGCTTGCATGTTGAAGTTAAGGTGAGCCTAAAGATGAAgaccttgattcttatgaatttaAGGTCCAAATCATAAGGAAAAATTTTCAAGAGTGGAAATGGTTAATGGTTAGGTGTTTTCACTCCCATGATATCATTTCACTCCTCCCATTCGGCAATTACTCCTTAGGAGCCGAATGGAATAAGTTTTGTTGATCAAAAAAATATGTTTTGAAATGCTATGTGATGAGACCATACTTTAAGTGAACTTGTTATGTGTTGCATGTTGTTCAAAGCCAAGTTTTGAGTTGAATCACCTACTTTAAAACCCTTTCATGTCATGGAATAGTTGAGGTATTATGTTGATAGTGGTTGCATGTTAGTTTTATGCATAAAAACTTGTAGTACTAGGGATGCATGTTGAAAACTAGACTATGTGCTTGATTGTTGATCTTAAATCGATTGCATGCACTTGATTAtgatttattttgataaaattgaGTATTCCATGTTTTTAAGAAAGTTTAATTAGTATATATCATGCTTTTAAACTTCGATTTATAAAGCAAAATTATAGTATATTTTTGAAAACAATGACTAAGTGCTAATATACTTAACATGCCTTCTTATCATTCGATTTTTGTGGATATTTTTAGAGTATTTGATGAGCTTATTTGATAGTAAATAAAGAGCTTAAGTGTGTCATGATATTAAGTCTTGAATGATCTCATTGGGTTTTGGTTTTACTCGAATgagggagttaaggtggaaggagttAGAATAGATTTCAGCATTTTTCCAGATTTAAGGTTGGGTTTGTGAGTGAGAAATAAGTGGGCATATGTTAGGCATtgggaggcccaagctaccaggcGTTGGGACTTGACCTATAGTTGATCCCAGAAACTTTAAATGTGATAAATCAATCCATCTAGTTAGGCGCACAAGTCGAAACATAAATTCTGCCAGAACAGGGGATAGTTTGAGTTAGGAGCAAGTTTGAGCTTAGAAAGtgatgtcatgggtaggccctcattagtccTTGATTAGAACCGATACTAGGGAGTATCTGGAAGGTTTACAAGCCTTATTTTGGAAGTTTAGAGTTAAAACCAAGGGTATGAAGTGAGAAAAAAATAGAACAGTTTGAGTTTCACTAGAATAGGGGATAGTCAACTTTGAGAGAAGGCCCGGGGAGGCCTAGGATAGGCCTTGGTGTCATTCCAAGTGCACAAGTTAAATTTAGGTTCTGAGATTCCGGTGTAGTAATTTGAGTGGAAAAATTTTAATGGAAGAGGGATCAATAACACTAAATACCATTTGATGTCGCCTAGGTGTTGCACTTAGGAACAGTTTGACTTTGCACTTAGTTCTTGCGTTCTTAGAGGTAAGTCCTAAGTTGACCATTGAGTTCATATGATAGTTAGAGGTCACTAGGAGGTTAGGCCATGGTTTCGGTCAAGTGAAATGAGGTTGGATTGTTAGGGCACTTCGAATTTGGAGAAATAGGTGGGTTCCACTAGGCTAGTTAAACACCTCAAGTCATTTGTGTTGGTGGCGTGAGATCATTCAATATTTAAAGGTGAACTAtgttttaaataatatatattatgtgactaaatgtgttatgtgctccTAAATGACTACTTGGTACATGATACTATTATGTGAATACTAAGAGTCGTATGTGTAAataggcctaagtgccactaTGATTTGAATATTCTATAACTAGGATGGAATTTTGTGAGAATATATCATGATGAGGTTTAATATTATTGTGTAGGCTCAGTAGAATATAGTAATCTTGCCTTTaaagtcgagtagtgctcccggttgCTTCCACGATCAAGTCGAGAGTTAGTCAagccttcttaaggcaagtgtTCCAAACCACTCCTTTGAATTATGATAGCATGTTCATATAATGATCCTTGATATTATTGTCACCATGACATATTGTTACAAATACTCTAATCTTAGATTGAGATATTGCAAATTTTATGTCATGCTTGTGATTATTGGAATTGCTTCAAGTCTATTTATACTCTTATTAAATCATACTATTATCACTGTTTTGTTCCAACTTGAcctagtacatacattgataTAAACCGAATGTCTTGGACATTCCATGATATCCTTATAAACTAAAATACTTCAATTGCCTTGATTATGTATCCTCTATTGATTAAATGTTATTCCATTATACCCTCACACCCCGAGATACCAATAATCCAACTATATACATGTACCCTTATGATCACACCCAAATCTTGTAACTAGACAAATGCCATTTACCATGTTTGATTTGTTGAACTCCTACCCTTGATTGACTGCCCCTCAAAGTCAAAACCTTACCAATTCCTATTACTTAATGGTATTTATAATTGATCATATCCAATCTATTGTTAAGACCTTGATCATAAATGATATCTTGAGACTTTATCTGTAATCCTTTGGATACACAATATTCCTTTTTTGAGAACCTAGACACATTATTTGGCATCAGTTTTAAAAATGAGAAAGATTGCAAAAGATGATTTCTATAAAAAGTTTTTTGGTGATTAGTGGATTCGGACTAATACGCATGTCCTTTCCACATTTATTATTTTAGGCTTAAAAGATGCCTAGGGATCCCAATCAAATTATTTAGAACCCAGCGAAGTTccggattacttcgcggctgatcaccgactgtaatccgtagcgtcataaaataattttgagcaatgattttattttgatttgaataatgatgccatccaCCCTAACTTCGAATTATGAATTGTTATGCTGTCAATTTATGTCTTATGTTATACCTTgatgagcatttggctcacttcttacTATTTATTCATGgtatttcagctagcaagtatggttagattcaagcacaCTGCTCATAAGTCTACCGGTAGAGATGCTGAGGCTAATGTGAGAGCTCAAGTAGTATATTTGGCGTCTATTGAGGACCGGTAGTATGTAAAAGCTGTAATAGttgtagtgttggactgttcaaacattaaacctttgcgatcttggattTGTTGTAACAGCCGTTTGTGATAACTTTATATTTAATAGATGTATTCTGTTAGTTTTATTTTGGGGTTGTGACATTCCTTATTCATGTATATCATATCAACTGATTGATTatgtaactgtgtaatatataagaCAGATTAGGTTAATACTATATATGTCGTGCATTATTTTATCATATACATAACCTAGCAGCtttcaaggatatttgttcatcctttgagagagttttgtaatcagtttttTTTCATTAATAAAAAACCGATACTGCACTTTACTTAGCCGAGTCAGTCATGTTCTTCACTATTGAGTTTTTATTTCGAATTGATTGTTATAACTGTAgtcaccccctctacagttatTAAAGGCCTGACATGTACTCTGGAATCATCACCTTGACTTTGTTGATGAAGATGTCCAGTTCCGAGGCTCTCCTAGATTTGAGAATGAGAGAGAAACCTGCATGCACCTATCAACTCCGCCATCCTTGACATTTACCACTACTCTTTTTTCTATAAGCATATCCTTGGTGACTAAAAGCACCCTCAAGAAGTTGATATTTTTGTCAATACCTCTTGTATAAATGTGGTGCTTATGGTTCACTGAGATTCTCAGGCATTCCAGAAGTTCACCAAACTCCTTGTCTAAATAAGAGCATTCAACTGCCTTCTTGAGTCTCTCTTGCATACCCACCTCTTCTTGATTTAAATATTTTATCTTGAGCTCCTTCTCCCCCTTAGTCGTGGTAGCAGGCTGAATAGGGTTCTTGGGAATTTGGGCCCTGACagtttttgtaataaccccaaatatTGTAACTATTTGAAACTCTGGTGAATAGTGAATTTTGCTGATTGAAAAATATTATCAGGCGACTATATATAGAAGTTCTTTTATGAAAATTCTGAGTACATTTTAGTGTTCAGTAATGAAattgagtgtatgtaaaagtcgtcaGAATTCGAAAACGAGCacttgatttttcccgaaaatccatcagaCGCCGAAGGAATTAGGTAAAAAGTGTTAATATTGAAGGAATTAAAtccaaggattataaaagaggatgaatAAAGGAATAAAAGATATAAAGAAGGTTTTAGGGAAACCCTAATAATAAGATCACGTATATGTTCCATCGAATGATGAAATGACGATTGAATAACATAACAATGGGAATCCAAATGAGGAAGAAATACTTTTTATAATTAGAAGAGAAAGGAGTGCAACATCCGGAGAATCAATGCGAAACCAAATCAAAGGATCAAGTTTGATTACATCATTACAAACTTAGTTAACAACACTTGGCATGGAGATGATGTAAGCTAGATGATCTGTTAGACATACAAGTATTTCTGCAATTCACCTGATATTTTTAATATTTCTGATCAGTCACATAATTTTGATTCACCTGTCATTCCTCTAGCTCAATCTAGACCTGTTAGACATACAAGTATTTCTGCAAAATTCAAGGATTATGTTGGTTTACCTGCTTCAACTGTACATACAGTTCAAACTACATGCCATTATCCATTATCTAAGTACATGGTTTATACAGCCTTTCAACCTCAATATGTTAACTATCTTGCCATCTGTGCAATTCCTACTCCATACACATTCCGTCAAGCCGCTAAGAATCCTAATTATTTGAAGGCTATGCAAATTGAAATAAATGCTCTTGAGAGAAATCATACCTGAAAACTAGTACCTAAGCCAGCAAATCAACATATTGTTGATTGCAAATGGCTTTTTAAGGGGAAGTACAATGCTAATGAAACTGTTGAAAGGTACAAAGTCAGACTTGTGGCTAAAGGCTTTATAAGACCTATGGCCTGGATTACTTTGAAACCTTTTCTCCAGTGGCCAAGATGATCACTTTGAGACTTCTAATTGCAGTTGCTGCCTATCAAAATTGGCATATTTCTCAACTTGAAATCAATGATGCTTTCTTGCATGATGATTTATATGAGACTGTCTATATGAAGTTGCCACCTGGCTATTTCCAGTTATCTTCCATATCTATTTTTAATGGTCGTTCTGATTCAGACAACTGGGTATGCAAGCTCAAGAAATCTTTATATGGCCTTAAGAAGGCTCATAGATGTTGGTTTACCAAATTTGCAACTACTCTTAAAACTGATGGTTTTACTCAGTCTTACTCAGACAACAGTCTGTTTCCTAAGCACACTGGTTGTCAATTTCTTGTTGTTTTGGTATATGTTGATGGCATCCTTATTACTGGTACTGACAGAACTTTAATTCAACAAGGTATATCTTATATGAGTTCTCATTTTTAAAGTCAAACATTTAGGACCTTTGAAGTTCTTTCTTGGCGTTGAAGTATGCAGATCTGATATTGCATCTATTTGTATAAGTACAAGCACATTCTAGACATTCTTTCTGAGACCGGTTTACTGGGTTGTAAGCCTTCTAATTTTCCTATAAAACAAAATCATACATTGCAGAATGATTCAAATGAGTTTTTTTCTGGTTTTGATGGATCAACCTATAGAAGAATTGTTGGTCGGTTGTTATATTTAACAATTACTAGACCTGACATTTCTTATCCCATTCAAGTGTTATCTCAATTTCTAGCCAAATCTAGACTGGATCATCTTCATGCTGCTTATAAAGTGTTGAGATATCTCAAAGGTTCCCCTAGCCAAGGGATTCTATACTCTGCAAATGCTCAACCTACATTGGCTGCTTCCGGTGACTCTGACTGGGGAGGATGTCTCACTACTAGACAGTCTCTTACTGGCTTTTGTATCACATTTGGTTCCTCTCTGATTTCGAGGAAGTGGAAGAAATAACATATTATTTCTAAATCTTCTGTTGAGGTCGAATATAGGGCCATGGCAGATACTCGCTGTGAATTAGTTTGGCTGCTCAGTTTATCTCACACATTTGGCTTCCACAATCTCACCCCAGTGACCTTGTTCTGTGATAACAGCTCTGCTTTATATATAGCTTCCAACTCTGTATTTCATGAGAGGACCAGGCATATTGAACATGATTGTCATCTTGTACGAGAGAAGCTCCAGCTTGGGATCATTCAAACAGCTTACTTACTTACTCATGATCAGCCAGCTGACATATTTACTAAGGCTCTACCTTCCGCACAACTTCAGTTCTTAACTACCAAGTTGAATGTTGTCAAACTGTTCCAACCTTCCACTTGAGGGGGGATGTTGATATACATGAAGTATAGTACTAGTACAGTTACGAGCTATGATGATGAAATAGTGATGGAACTCTGATATAATCATTCTGTAACAGAATTTGGTTTAGTCTAGTCAGCAAGTTAGTTAGATCTAACCAGGTACATAATGTGCGTGCGTGTTAATATATAAACACTCTCTCTTGTAATTCAGTTTCAAGCTTAATAGATTATATTTTACTTCATCTTCTCTATAGCATTCTTTGCTTAGTTGTTAAGCTTCAATGTAAAATCAAATTTGTGACATAGACTTTCTTTTTGAGTACAATGCCACATCATGCCAGATGGCACTTTGACACTATTTTTGTCACCCCCATTGGAGATATTTTTTACTATACTTGTATATAAATAGTCATTGGAGATGCTTTTAATTATACTTGTATATAATGTATATAAGTAGTTTGGCAACTTTGAGTGTTATGTTTTTAATTATACTTGTATAAGAATAGTTTTGCAATTTTGAGTGTTAATTATTGtagtaaattttttaaaaaatagtgtcaaaaatacaattgaaaaaaaaattaagagTGTGTTAGTATTATTAATGAGTCGGAAATATTGACGACATTGATTTAACACCTCCACCGAAGATGCTCTCGTGCATCTACCGTGCTTAATTACATTCATATGGCTGATTGTCATGGATCAGCCCATGCAATTGCTTAATGAAGGCTAATCATAATCGTCAACTTTAATTCTAGAAAGCAACACTTAATACCAGAAAATTTCAAATATCCAGAGAGAAACGAAAGTGACCGTGCAGGCTTTCCAATGACTGAAAAGGCTGATAtgaattaaaaaaaaacaaagaTACAAATTGTTGTTTAATTTGTGTAGTTTTGGCCGTCTGTGTACGTACTTGTTATCAACACACCAGCTGTAAATGGTAGCGGCTAGGAAGCATTTGGTTGTACATAATCAAACTACACATCTAAATACTCCACTGTGATGAGAGAACTAGTTAATTTTGGTTAGAGCCAGTTGTAAATCTCTATCGTTAGTAAAAGATAGTACATACGACTTCTTATCGGCTGCGTTGGGTAAATATCTCTATTGATCATCTTAAAGTACGAAGGGAATTCATTGAAAATATGCGACTGCTTCTTAATTTCCTTCTATATTCGGACATGTATTTATGCTGGTAGGGGGAGCTATATCAAGTATGAACTACCTAGTTTCGCCATATGGTATTAACTACGAACCAAAACACTTTCTTACGCGGTTTCATTGTGTAACTTGTATCAAGTACCGATAATATACATATCTTTGTAATGACCATTTCTACAAAAACTAAAAAAAAGATGGTCAGTACCTTAAGTGACGGATCGTATACTTCTTACTTTGCTAATAAGATGTACGAGTGTCTAAGGTGCTACGAAGGATCCATTGTGTCACTCTCCGTGATTACCGACTAGCACGTAGAAATTTAAATACTCACGCACAAATTTTTAATGATTAGGAAACTAATGTCAATTACATAAATTGTATTCAGTATTCACGCAATCATTACAGTGATTCCGAAACTAATGTTTAGATGACTAGTATTCATTATTCATTGTACGACAATCATCCGATAAAAATGTCCCGTATGTATTTAGAAGATGAAGcaagaagataaagaaaagaatTGATCCAAATTAAGAATTGTATGACTCATCCTACGGGGTACCTAGAAATAGTCGAATTAACAATGAATGACTTGTGTGGAACAACCTAGTAAGAGCTTCTAAAACAAGACACCAGAAAGAGAAGCCAAGGAGAATGACAGATTTGGAGCCAACTCACACACAGTGTTTGTGTACATCTTTTTTCAGACACAACTAAGCTTGTCGGTTTTCAACTAGATGGTTGCAAATTTTAAGTCTCTTTAGCGAAGATACATATCATCGAAATTTGTTTCACGTTTCTAACCAGCCGAATGGAGAGCTATGGTTCATATGAAACTTGAAACTTAGTTTTCAATATCAACTTTCTCATTTAATaacataaaatttattttgtaattttgACGTTTGAAATAAAACAAAGAAAAACAAAGTACCTTTCAACCCCTATATATCAAACACAACTTCTTCTACTGTCATTCTTAGTCAACCTAGCTCTCATCTCATCTTATACTTCTCCCAGAAGAAACCAAACAGTGCTATAGAATTAAGATCAACAATCAAGAGTGTATGGATAATTCTAGACATGAAAATATTCCCGACTCTTCGCTCAACGACAAGGCTGGGACTGGCCGATCCTATGAGTGCACTTTCTGCAAGAGAGGGTTCACTAATGCGCAAGCTCTTGGAGGCCACATGAACATCCACAGAAAAGAAAAAGCGAAAGCAAGTAAGCAAGGTGATATCTTATTGCATAGGACGTCTTTCTCGAACCCGTTCTTTAGTGATCAAGAGTCTTCTAAGTGTTCTCAAGGCAATTTTAATCAGCAGTTCTATTTTCCACTTCCAAACCCTAGTACTCATTCTTCATATGAAGGCTATCATCAAAGAGATTCAAACGTTGTCGTGGAAAGTTCGAACAACTTGGGTTCGAATTTGAGTCTGGATATGGGATCCTGGTGGAGTAGTAAAGATGATGATGAAGTAAAGAAGGATAGAAATGCAAGAGATGATGAAAAGGTGGAGCATGAAGTGGATTTGGAGCTCCGACTTGGGCAAGATCGTAAGAATAAATAACCGATTAATTAATATTAGATTGAGTTTGAACTTGGTACATAATACATATATAGTGATTACATGAGTAGCAAAGTTGTTTAATTGTGTGTGTGGATCCGAAAGAAGGAAAATCATGGTGTTTTAAGTGCAAGAAGACTATATGTTTATATGAAACTCTAGTGACATTTGCAGTTCGATAAGAATGTCTATATATCTGCTGTTAATAACATCATTGTATAACATAGTCAATTGATCTTAGTTCCGTTAAATTAGTTTTTACAGTATGTCATAGTCTCAAAGATATGTCGAAGATGCTTTATATTTAGATTAATCGAAAAGTAAACATTGTGGTTATAAGTACAGCAATTGGATTTGATCAATGCGAACTCTGTACTTGGATGATTATCAATATGATGATTAGGTTGCATGTAAATATATGAGAATATAATTCTTtcatattatgtaattatttgcTAGGTGTATACCACATAATACAATGCCTTTCATGAATTGCAAGAATGCTCAATTGTACTTCAGTTAACTTGTTTTGCATCTTTTACATTTTTGTGTGATTTGATATAGTTTATTAATGATATTGATGGTCACATTGAGTAATCTTCAGCGTCTGCATACTGAATACatttataaataaacataatTTAAATGTGGCTGAAAtggaaaaaaaattataagatatGATTCTTTGGTACATTGATATCAGTTAATTTTGTATATTATAAAAGTAATGTATCTCGGTTACCTTGTATATATGTGGTATACTAGGCTGCCTGCCTAGTTTCTGCAGTTGAAATTACTAGTGTGCTGTTTGCTTATTTGGACTACCAAGTGATGTTGCAGTTGCAGTTGCAGTTGCAGTTGCAGATGAAGTTGAAGTTGAGATTCAACACTAAAAAGAgacaaaaattaaaattaacttAGAGGATATTAAATCTTGTCTACTTGTGATTATAGTCCACTAAACACATATCTCTATCTTAACTAGATAGCTTGCTAGTAATGAATGAGGAATTATACCAAGAATAATTATATATGTGTTGATCTGCTTAGTTGTTGTCTATAAATTATAAAAGCTAGAAGATTGATCATTTAGACAACATTTCTCCAAGCTAAGAGTActaaatcgatatatatatacaccatCTAGCTAGCTAGATTTCTATATATATCTTCATAATTTGCACGTCACATATCACATGCATGATGCATGTAtgatgtatacatatatatagagGAGATAGATGATCAAAAATATATTGATCAAGTTTTGGAGTTTTACCCTTGTTTACAACCAGAACTTAGCCTAATTATAACAGGACAGATCAATATTTATTAGAGTAACTATGGCCAATGAGGGAGACTAAATTTCTTGTTTGGGGAATCATCAAGGAAGATAAGAACTTGTGACAGAATCTGGAAACAGCTAAATAAATGTTCTATTCATTTCGGAGTATATGATTTTGTTTTAACGAGCAGTCTTGGCCATCTGGCTTCATTTTCTCTGTGCGCTATATTACCTCTTTATTTATACTAAATTTATGACAACTATATTAATGTTATTGCAAAATGTAATACGAACATTATTTCAACTGCAATAACTTTCAACTGGAGAATTAATGTTATTTACGGTTAAAATAATGTTATTTTAGTAGAGTATACTAAATATACAAAATcccaaatgttatggataaaaaaacgTAAATTTATTTATTGAGGGCATTAAATGTTAGGGTTTGATATAAGTTTCGAATTTTAATAGCTACGCTTGTGTTTCATGATTTAAATCTGCCAACACCAGATGTATACGTATCTTGGTGTATatcaaggatcaagtcaaaataTAGTTTTTGATGTTGCTTGCCCTCGGGGCTACGGGGAAAGGAcacaccaaggacgtagtggCTTTGATGTCCTACGAGAACTAAGTTTAAAACGTTGTTCCAGGTAATGGCCTCATGGCTTGTAGAGCCTTCTCGAGCTTTGTGACGCTTAAAGCTGTGCttcaaatatttttttcaaactgaaagggtaagaccctttatatagatgaTCAGAGTCTAGGAATTGTGATAGAATTGGGTGACTTGGTGGGTAAGTCTCCAGTTCTGGATCGACTTTGGAGTCCTGGAAAGCAGGAATAGTTTCCTTTCGGATTTAGGTTGTTTAAAGGCTACTTCTTGAAGAAGTAGCTCCTTATTAGAACACATTTATTGGTCTGTTTAATTATCTCCTTTATTTAATacgaaattattaaataattaggGGTTTGGGACTCATTAATTGGGTTTTTCCGTGTGATCAATTCTTGTataattaatgcgacattaacTCCACAATTAGGGTTATTTTTAATCACTATCATTTGCCCCTCAACTTCTAAGAAACATACTTGAGGTTTCGTAGAAGTTAAGTAATTTCATACTATTCCAAGGTATCATTTCTAgcataaagtgtggagcgacccaCACATTTACAACAATTTTCCTTATTCGAGGCTTCAGgatattttctggaattttcataATATTTCATACTCATTTTCACACATATTCCTTTGCTACCACTTACAACTTGAGAGATGTTCAATTCCCAATGGAAGAAGAAGGGTGCAAGCTAAAAGGGCTTGGACAAGATATTCTTCACTCGAACAGGATATGTAGTACGCTTAGTGTCGGAAAGATCTCCCTACAAGAGTGTGTTATCAAACTAGGAGAAGAACAGAACTAAACGGATCAATTCCTTTGACCGGCCGTTTCGAGTTTAAAGATCCTTTGgtattttttcctt
This genomic interval from Apium graveolens cultivar Ventura chromosome 8, ASM990537v1, whole genome shotgun sequence contains the following:
- the LOC141680262 gene encoding uncharacterized protein LOC141680262, which produces MDNSRHENIPDSSLNDKAGTGRSYECTFCKRGFTNAQALGGHMNIHRKEKAKASKQGDILLHRTSFSNPFFSDQESSKCSQGNFNQQFYFPLPNPSTHSSYEGYHQRDSNVVVESSNNLGSNLSLDMGSWWSSKDDDEVKKDRNARDDEKVEHEVDLELRLGQDRKNK